CTGGAAAACCTTCTGCATCGCCGAGCGTGGCGTGGGTGCCGTAGTAGAATTGCTTTCCGAGGTCTTGGATACCGCCTTCCATGATGCCGGAGGCCTCGATCGCCAGGTAGGCTTGCCATCCGTCTTCGTAGCGGTCGGCCGCGGCTTTGTCGCACTCGAAACGCTTGTCGAACGTCTTGGTGCTGTAGATGCGGTTCTCAAAACCAGATGACACGGCGGCCACACCCTGGTTGATTCCGCGGAAGCTACCACCTTTCGGCACACTGGTTCGCACCAACGTGCTGAAGGTTAGTCCGGTTACGGTCCGGGAATCGGCGACACCGGGGATGGTTTCACCGCTCCAAGGGTGCATGCCGGAGATTTCCGGGTGCATCTGCGAAGCTTCTTCGATAATTCCGGCTCCGCCATCGCCCATGTTGAGCTTGGCGATTTGTAGAAGGTTGGGCACGTGTCGTACTCCTAGAAAGTTGGTCGGTCTGTTGGTTGGGATTGTGCGGCGGAGTCGGCATTCCGCCGCGTTGATTTCAGTGGATCAAAAGCGAAGGTCGGCTATTTCGCTTTCTTGAGGCTGGCCGCGAAGGCTCCCAGGTTCTTGCCAAGCGAATTGGAAAAGCCGCTGCCCTTGCCCGACTGTTCATCGTTCGAGGACACGCCGCCCTTTTCGGAGTTGGCTTCGGTATCAGCCGAGGCCTGCAAGCGTTTGTGCTCGGCGTGGAGTTCCTCGGATTGTTCGTAGGTGAACCCCTTGTTGAACCAAGCCAATCCGTTCTCGGCACCAAAGGCCTTGGTGAACTTTTGCAGCTCGGCCACGGCTTCGCTGCGTCCGCTGGAATTGGCGACCGGCTCGGCGGTTTCCGCCGAGTCTTCCGAGGTCTCGGTGCTGGCTTCCGCTTCGTCGTCGGAGTCTTTCGAGTCGTCGGAGCTGGTTTCGCTCGTCTCGGTCGTTTCCGCGTTCTCGCCTTCGGGCTTGGTTTCCGGCGTGCCGGTTTCCGTTTCCTTGGGCTTGGTCTCTTCGGTGGTTTGGCTTCGCTTCGTGTTGGTTTTGGGCATCGATAGTTCCAGTTCGTGATTGGCGAAAAATCGAGTGATGAATCCCCGCACGCGGTCCGGATCGGCAGAGAGCTTGCCTAGCTCGGGCTCATCCTCTGACAAGCCGAAGGCGTACATGGCCAGGGCTTCGAGGTCCGCGTGGATGGGGTCGGCCGAGAACATCCCGGCCGGATTGGCCGCCGGTTCGTCGACAACGTCGACGGCATAGAGACGCCCGAGCCGGGCGTGCGGTAAGTTCTTCAGGTTGTCGGGGTCGGGGCTCTTAAAGGTCCCTTCCTCGTCCTTGTGCATCGCGTTGAACTTTTCCTCGGCTCCCCAGTCCGGCATGTAGACAATCGACGTGCCGAAGGCCTCGGGGTCTTCCTCGGCCATGTCCATTACGTATTTCGCCAGGTTGCCACCTGGCGTATCGTGGGCCGATTCTTGGAAGTGCAGGTCCGCGCGGACAATGTCGCCGTCGGTGTACGAGTCGAAGGCCCGGCCGAGTAGCTTGCCGAGACCATCGGAAGAAAGCCCCGGATGCGTGAAGCGGGATTTAGTGCCCGATGCTAGGGCCTGCATTGCCTTTTGCGTTTGCTCGACAAAGTCTTGGTCGAGCCAATAGCCGTGCCCGAGTGCCTCGCCACGCGTCACTACCGCGAAGCCGCGGATAATGCCGGCACCGTAGTGGCCGCCTTCGCGGTCGACCGGTGTTTCCCCCTTGCCGTTTTCCTTGGGCTGGCCGGCTGCCAGGCCGCGGGCGATCGACGAACGGAACTTTTCAACGGGTCGGCTGAAATCAGGTTCTAACGTGCGTGGCATGGCTTAACGCTTCTCCATTTCGAGGCGGTTGACCACGGCCGCGGCCAAGGCTTCAATCGTGGCTGGGTTGAGACTGCCGAACCCGGTCGAGCTGGCCACCTGGCCGGCGGCGGCCGTATCGAGGGCGGGCGATTCGTAAATGTTGATTTGCTTTCCGCGGATAATGTTTTCTTCCGCTTCGAGCAGCTCGGCCGTGTCCTCGAACGTGCGGCCGAAGTGGGCCATCGTGACGTCGCCGCGTGTCTTCACGCCGGCACCGATCGCTCGGATATCGGCGGCGATTTCTTCGCTTGGTCGCCACCATGGCAAACCGTCCGGCACCCAGGCGTATTTGAAGCCGTCGACCAAGCTACGCGGCGGGATGATTTCGCGGCGGGCGTGCCCCATCGCAAACCGCCACTCGAACCAGTGAGAATTCCACGCCTGAACACTGCGGCGTTTCTGGTTGCAAGACTTCAGATAGAGCAGCAAGGCTGCGCGGCTGCCGAAGAAATTGGTGTAAGCTTCGTCGTAGAAGCTGAATGGAATGTCGATGCACTTCAACGCCACGCTGATCGTGGCCTGCATGAAGGCCTGGAATTCCATCGACGGCGTTTTGTTTTCCAAAAACTCGGCATCTTCGCCAGGGTTCAGGTCGAGAAAGACCGGCCCGTTGCCGAAGTCGATTTTGTGTTTCCGCTTCGTGTTACCTTGTCTGTCGGTCGCATCGGTGCTCGTGGTTGGAGCTGGCGAGCCCTCGCCGTTGCGGGTCATCTTCAAACCGAACAACTGAGCGACCTTCATTTTCGCCAGGGCGTGCCCCTGGTTTTCGGCAACGTCGCGAAGGTCGTTAAGCGCGGGGGCCAATGCGGAAACGCCGCGGCTCGAATCGAACCGCATCGTGCCGTCTCGGTAGGCGTACAGGTACATGCGATTGGCCGGCACGATTCGCTCGAATGTGAGACCGCCGTTGCCGGTTCGTCGGTGAATTGCATAGGCAACCGCCTTGTTGTTCACCTTCCGCACGCCATGTCGCCACTCCGGCACTTGATCGTAGGGCACTGGGGCACCGCGGCCGGGGTCTTTGATGCGGTCGTTTTCGATGGCCTGAATGTGGCCGCTGGAAAGCTTCAGATTGCCGATATCGCCGTCGACAATACGGCGGGCCTCGGCCATGCGGGTGTATTGTTCGCGGTCGTGTTCCTCGCTTTGGTCGAAGTGCTCGGCTTTGGAGACTTCTTCGACCCATTCTTCCAACGCTCGATTAAACCCCTTGTCGGGCGTCTTAGCTTGGAAGGTATGCCCCGTGACGAAATCCAGGTGCTTGCGCACCATAAACCCGGCGATCGACCAGTTTTGCAGCGCGTCGCGGCCGTTGGCGACAAGCCGCGTGCGTGCCGCCGGCGTCAGTTCGTCGTCCTCGTCGCGAGTGCCACCAGGTGCAGACTTGCGTTTCGTGCTGCTTTCGGCGGCATTGAAACCAAACTTGCGGAGAATCGCGTTTTTTGCCGAGCTGAACAAACCGCCCGGGGTGGGTTGCTTGCTCATTTACGCGCCGGAAAGATCAATGGTGGAAGCGATGGGGCGTTGGTCGGCCTGGTTGTCGTCCGCAGCTCGCAGTTCACGCAAGCGGCGGGCGATCCATTCCTGGCTAACGCTGGCAGACATGCCGTCTACGGATACAGAAGTAGCACCCAGGTTTTGGAGTGCTTCGAGTTCCGCGATTTGCTCGGCGTTATCGGCCACGGCGTTGTCCCTTCGTTGGTCGGTCAAAGGGCCGTGGCGCGAGTGGTCGGCGTGCTCGCAATGTCGGCAATAACTTGGTCGGCTTGTGAACGATACCGGGCCGCCCTTCACGCGCGAAGGGCGTTTTCCGGTTGGATAGTGGGAAAGTAACTTTCCTATTTCCCAGGCGAGATCTTGCGGCGACCGATCCGGCGGCCGGAGCAGCTCTAGACCTGGTCGCCTCCGTTGCGGTTCTCGTGTGACAGCTCGCGCAGGTGCTGACCGCAAACGCAAACCGTGTCCCGCCAAACGATGTGCGTGTATAACGCACCGGTGTTGGGGCCACGCTGAATGATGCCGCCGCGGTCTTGCTCCTTCGCGATGCGCTGTACCTTCCGATCGGTCGACCCGCATTGTGGGCAGGTGGCCGGGTGCCGCTGCACGATTACACGGTCGAGGTTCTTACTACCGGACGGGCGACCAGGCTTGCCGGGTTCTTCCGGTACCGGGTCGATGGTTTCGGCGGCCGGTGATGGTGCCGGTTTGGCGGGCTTCTTCGCTTTGGCTGCGCGAGTCGATCGACCGGCGGTCTTTTCGGCGGCGGCAGCTGGCTTGTTGGTCGGCGTGGTTTTCTTCTTGGCCATGGTCGGCGTTTCTCCAAGGGTTAAAAGTTCACTTCGTACTCATCTTGTGCCGAGGCTTGCGGGATGGCCGGCTGTTGTTCCGGCAATCGTGCTCCGCAATGAGATGCCCCCAGGCACGCCAATTGGTAACAGTCGAGTAAATGGTTGTCTGGCTTATTCGACTTGAGCTTCCATTCGATCACTTCGCGGCCGTTCTCTTTCAGCTTCTTAGGCTTTTCGGCGTTGGCGACATGCTCGGCCAGTAGTCGGTGGTGCGTTGGCGATTGCTTGTAAAGGGCGTGGCTTGCCGGGTCGCCCTTGGCCATCGCCAGGCGTGCGTGAATGAACGTCTTCCAGAAGTTGGCGTCGTAATCAATGTGCCGCACGGCCTGGCCGCGTGGCGGTGGTGAGATACGCCAGCTCGGCCCGGTGTGCGTTCCCTTGGGCACGCTCCATTCGTCCATGGGTTTCCCGGTGGCTTTGATGGGCAAACCTTTGCTCGGCCAGAGAATCCCGGCCATTGGACTATTGCGAATGAAGTTGCGGACGGTGTTGGCCTGGTACCCCATGTCGATCACGATTCGCACGGCGACCATTTCGCCGCCGCCGTCGACTTCCCATCGGCGAACGGCCAGTTGTTCTTCGACCAGCTTTTGCATGGCGAAGGTTAGCCGGCCTTCGAGGCCCGCACCCTTGAGCCCATTCTGGCGGGTAATGTCGGAGATTTTGGGGCGGGCCTTTCGCATCTGAAAGTGCCGCATCGGCTGTTCTGGCCAGGTGCCGTAGCTGATAACCTGGCCGGTGAATTGGTCGTCGGTGGCCAACGCAAGCCAGTAGAGCAGCTCTTTATGAACGTCGACGCCGATCGTAATTCGGGTGGCCCAATTGGGAACCAGGCCGCATTGATAGCCGCTCGTTTTCGCGGCGATGTGGTCGGCGGTGCAGATATCCTCGTCATCGACGGCTAGTTCGTCGGGTGGGTCGTTCTGGTATTCGGCCATGAAGGAATAGGGGTTCTTGAACCACAAGTTCATGGCGTGCTGTAGTGCGTCGACTTCGTCCTTATTGTGCCGAGCTGGCCAGGCAACGCGGGCGTTCTTCTTCATTGCCCGCTGATTCTTCAGGTAATACTTCGTTGCGTTCGGGAAGTTGAGCCGCCCGGCTTGCAGGTCTTCGACGCGTATCTCGTTGTAGGTTTCCCAGTGGGTGAGATTGTCCGGCCAGGCGTAGAGCATGCGGCACTTTTCCCCGTTCCATTCCGGGGAAAGCTTCATGTCGAGAATGCGGTCGGCCAGGTCACCGGCTCGAATGACCGTGCACGGCATGATGCCGGAGATTTTCACGCCAGGGCCGGCTAGCCCGAGAATGGCACCGTTCAAAGTCCGCTCGAGCTTGGCGACCTGCGTATCGCTATCGGCGGCTTCGTCGGTTTGGGGGTCGTCGATGATCACCAGGGTTGGCCGCACGTTCCGGCCGTCCGACATGGCGTGCTTCATCCCGCGAATGCGGCCGGTTATCCCGGTGCATCGAATCGTAACGCCGCTCGATTGGCTGCCTTTGATTGTTGGCAGCGTAACACGCGTCGAAGACCAGGTTATTCGCGTTCGCACGCCGTGGTACGTTTGCCCCTTGCATCGGTTCGAGATGCCTTCGAGCGCGCGGACGGGGAAGCACACCTCGGGGAAGTCTTCGGCCA
Above is a window of Blastopirellula marina DNA encoding:
- a CDS encoding phage portal protein; protein product: MSKQPTPGGLFSSAKNAILRKFGFNAAESSTKRKSAPGGTRDEDDELTPAARTRLVANGRDALQNWSIAGFMVRKHLDFVTGHTFQAKTPDKGFNRALEEWVEEVSKAEHFDQSEEHDREQYTRMAEARRIVDGDIGNLKLSSGHIQAIENDRIKDPGRGAPVPYDQVPEWRHGVRKVNNKAVAYAIHRRTGNGGLTFERIVPANRMYLYAYRDGTMRFDSSRGVSALAPALNDLRDVAENQGHALAKMKVAQLFGLKMTRNGEGSPAPTTSTDATDRQGNTKRKHKIDFGNGPVFLDLNPGEDAEFLENKTPSMEFQAFMQATISVALKCIDIPFSFYDEAYTNFFGSRAALLLYLKSCNQKRRSVQAWNSHWFEWRFAMGHARREIIPPRSLVDGFKYAWVPDGLPWWRPSEEIAADIRAIGAGVKTRGDVTMAHFGRTFEDTAELLEAEENIIRGKQINIYESPALDTAAAGQVASSTGFGSLNPATIEALAAAVVNRLEMEKR
- a CDS encoding terminase gpA endonuclease subunit codes for the protein MPKKKPTTTPKDGGTPKKRATTKRTSSSAKAPATKKTTKKKTAKKPATKKAPPQSAKRKTPAKPRKPAAVDRKPAKKTPTKTTAKKKAPTARSSTPPQKRATPAAGVTADNTDAKKKRAEYRRQHSAKSSREDSSAVRDIGEIPKVADPERRAAALADFLTFCLTYFAHRFPLEFSEDHKRVAGKIQAAILEGALSAVAMPRGSGKTTLTEVGCLFALVCGKHDFLVLIGSDKESATDMLESIKGEIETNDLLAEDFPEVCFPVRALEGISNRCKGQTYHGVRTRITWSSTRVTLPTIKGSQSSGVTIRCTGITGRIRGMKHAMSDGRNVRPTLVIIDDPQTDEAADSDTQVAKLERTLNGAILGLAGPGVKISGIMPCTVIRAGDLADRILDMKLSPEWNGEKCRMLYAWPDNLTHWETYNEIRVEDLQAGRLNFPNATKYYLKNQRAMKKNARVAWPARHNKDEVDALQHAMNLWFKNPYSFMAEYQNDPPDELAVDDEDICTADHIAAKTSGYQCGLVPNWATRITIGVDVHKELLYWLALATDDQFTGQVISYGTWPEQPMRHFQMRKARPKISDITRQNGLKGAGLEGRLTFAMQKLVEEQLAVRRWEVDGGGEMVAVRIVIDMGYQANTVRNFIRNSPMAGILWPSKGLPIKATGKPMDEWSVPKGTHTGPSWRISPPPRGQAVRHIDYDANFWKTFIHARLAMAKGDPASHALYKQSPTHHRLLAEHVANAEKPKKLKENGREVIEWKLKSNKPDNHLLDCYQLACLGASHCGARLPEQQPAIPQASAQDEYEVNF